AAAATGGTTCAAAGCTGGAAATACGATTTGTCCCAAAACAGGGGAGAAGCTGAAAAACACAGGGCTAGTCCCCAACACGGCTTTTAGAAAGGTAATCCAACAGTTCTGCAGTGACAATGGCATTTCTCTGTCTAAATCAGGAAGCAGAAGTCGTGATATAACGAGAACTATTATTCCAGGAAGCCCTGCTGCAGAAGAAGCTACGAAATTCCTTTCAAGATTTCTTGCAAGGAGGCTGGTTTTTGGGTCAATTGAACAGAAAAACAAGGCTGCTTATGAGATTCGATTGCTAGCGAAATGGAACATATTTAATCGATCTTGTTTGATTGAAGCCGGTGCAGTCCTTCCTATCATAAACCTTTTATCTTCTTCAGATAAGTGTATGCAAGAGAATGCTATTGGAGCTCTACTAAAGCTCTCAAAGCATACTACTGGCAAGAAGGTCGCAGTTGATAGTGGTGGATTGAAACCAATTGTTGCAGTCCTTGcgaaaggattgagttttgaagcgAAGCAATTAGCAGCTGCAACAATATTTTACCTTGCTTCAGTGAAGGGATACAGAAAATTAATAGGAGAAATACCTGAAGCAATTCCAGCACTTGTGGAGCTGATAAAGGAAAGGCCAACATGTGGCAAAAAGAATGCAGTAGCAGCGATTTTTGCATTGCTTCTATACCCAGGGAATCATCAGAAAGTACTTGCATCTGGGACTGTTCCATTGCTGATTGATATTCTATGCTCGTCGGATAAGGATGAACTCATAGCAGATTCACTAGCAGTTGTTGCAACACTGGCTGAGAATGTTGATGGGGCAGTAGAAATCCTGCAAGCTTCAGCTTTATCTGTAATAACTAGGAATTTGCAATCCTCAGCATCAAGAGCTGGGAAGGAGTATTGTGTTTCGAtcttgttatgtttatgtaaacatGGAGTACAAGTGGTGGAGGTTCTAGCAAAGGACCCTGCTCTTATGAGTGAACTATATTCAGTTGTAACAGAGGGAACTTCTCGGGCCAGCAGTAAAGCTAGGTCTCTGATAAAAATTCTACTGAAATTCCGGGAAACAAGCTCTTCAGGATCGATAGCTTCAGCCCCATGTGAGCGACCAGTTCATGTGTGGTAACTTTTTTCCCTTATTTGGTTTCATTTAACTTGATTCTGTAAATACTAGATACTTTCCAGGGTTAGCTCGGTTTTTTGAAGAGCTAATTGCCATATCATAGAGCTATTGATTGATGAGTCAGATGCCATTCTTAAACGTctgtaatttgattttttttttgcagtGTACAATCAATAAAACTGTGTGTGATGCATTTTGTTCCTGTTTCAATATACTAGTGCAACAAGTGTCGATGTTATTGGTTTATTTTGGTCTACTGGTGCCAGATTCAAACACAAGACTTgtgtaataattaaaagaagagGGGACCATCATTAGAGTGTTCAACTCAATATCCAAAAATCTCATAACTCATAAATATGATGTTTCTCATTATGATGATTTgagagatttttttaaattcatccataatttaaaaataatttatcaattcAGATgtaatctaaaaatatttttaaattttatatataaaaataatatattcgaCGATCATAATATGTTTTTCTCCtcctaatttttatttactttatattttttaacacatattttttaaaattatatttattttaaaaatattaaattttattaaatatttaaaaaatttattaaaaataaaataaaataataataattcatttatatattattataatataaaaaataaataaaaattttaaaataattaaaaataaaaaaatagaacaaaaattataaaaaggaaATAGTATTTTGTCAacaataattttctttattctaaaaaaaaagTCCTTAAAGAAAGGGAGAAAAAAAGCCACGTGTTCATGAAGAATACGTCCTTTATTCTTCTACATAAACAATCATAATACGCATTTCCAGAATTGTCCACAATATATCTTTTTGTCGTAGAGTACAAGTCAACAAAAATCCCAATTCTGCGAGGTTAGGTTTTCCCTCAGATTTCTGCTAGAATAACAGATCTTGTTTGGAGCACTGAAAATGGCTACTGAGCAGAAAGCTGCGACCGAGGACGTGAAGATGGATCTCTTCGAGGATGACGATGAATTTGAAGAGTTTGAGATCAATGAAGGTAACTCAATACCCTGTTctcatttcttcttcttcttcttcttttaattattaatttttttttttgtaaatggGCTATGTAATTTGTTGATAAAAGCAAATTTGGAGATGATTAGTTGCGCTGGCTATCTCTTGTAGGTACTTGATTAACATGATTTATGAGTTGATCACTTCAGTTCTAGTATgagaataatatttatatggCTGTGAATGCATATATCGAGGATGCAAAATTGCTGAGTTTTGAGTTTGGATTATGTTACTCCGATTGGGTTTGAGGCCTTTTGGGTGAATTGAAGCCCTTTTTGTATTTTTGGTGTGCTCCTGATTTCAAATTGGATAATGGTGCATTAGCACACGGCAtgatttcaaagaaaaatagttTCTATTTCTTCAACTAGCTTAAATAGATTAATAAGGTTTTGCTTGTGTGGCTCGTTATGAAGGTGTTTAAAGAGGTCACTCGTGCCTGTAACCCTTTCGCTAATGGGCCATTTCAGATGGCTCAGGTCTGTTCCAATGATGGATGCCTGATAATCATGCTTTTCTGGAAAGTGGCTGTTGCTGTACTCTTGTCAATTGTTCTCTTAATTAGCTGACTGAAGAACTAGTTAAGAAGGAAGTTGGTTCTGCAGCTCGAGTCTTGAGAGATAAATATATGCTGCGGCCTAAACATGACACAGGACATTACAATGAGTGTCTATATTACAATCTTATGAGAATTGCAGGTTAAATTTGTACAGATGGACTCGTCACATGTATGTATTGTAACCCAAACATTCTAGCAGAAAAGATAAATAATACTGCCAAGCTTTGTGTCACATGAACTTATGAAACAGAAATCATGAACCAACTTTAAGAATGAGAAAAGCATAATCATTATGATTGTTTTGATAACCTATTGTTATTCttgcacttttttttttaaattgtaattttgtaACTTTCGTCTTTGCTTTTTTTCTGGTTATCACAATGGATTGAAATCTAATGGCCTTTCAGCAGGAAGTCTCATGCATGGGAAACACATTTTTTTCTAGTTCTCCATATTATTTTGCATCTTGTGTGACTGCTCTATGAATCATCCTATCTTTTCTAATGACAATAACAATGGCAGAGTGGGAGGACAAAGAGGAAGGAAAAGAGGCGACACAACAGTGGGAAGATGAttgggatgatgatgatgttaaTGATGACTTCTCGCTGCAGCTAAGGAGGGAATTGGAGAAGAACACTGAGAAAAACTAAGTACCTAATTTGTTGTTGTCTCTGGGTGTTATCATCTATAGTAGAGTATTAGTTGGTAGTTTGAACCTAAGATGGTTTTACCATATACTTAGCTTGGAGAAGCTTGTGTGAACTATTAAGATCAGAAGCTCAGTTCTCTGGAAGACTCTATTTTTCTACCACTTTGATTTTGTGTGCTGGCGTTGTACTTGAATGGTTTGCCTCGCAGGACACGCATTAAATTCCTCCATTTGTGTAGTTTGTTCGAGAATAACATACTACCATGGTGATGGTGTCCTGCTCGAGTGGTCAAGCTAACATCATGACTTAGGAAGGATTGTCCTTTTCTGTCATGGTGATGGAATGTTGTGGTCTTTAAATGATATTTACATTTAAGTTAGGttaaattagattaaattagATTAAAGGTCAATATATCGTGATTTTGTTATTCTCATCGCTGCACATAACTAGCCAGGTCTCGTATTATAACTTGTATACCCTTTTATATGCACATGATTGAAATGTGAAAGCATAAAGGACTGGAATAACCATCCAGATGACAGTGGGGTTAAATTCTCGTTAAGACTAAGTTATATACACGATCAGAGTGTTTCTAGAGGTTCTCAATTGGTGAGAGTGTCCCAAATATTCTTGGAGAAGGTCTGAGCCAACGATAATATTTCCGTCAATGCTAAGTGGATGAAGGAAACTGAGGACTAATTAATTAGGTTGTACTTGGTTATCTACTACAATTAGGAGATTGTTTAATAAGCTGTCTCTTGAACTCAGAGAAATCTAGCGAACGAAAAAATGGACTTGTCAAGGGGTAATCACCAATAACAGAAATGGCAACAACACCAGAAAGAGCAGACTATATTCTAAAATTATGgaaaatcttttttttcttcttcgtGTGACTGTATTATGAAATCGAACAATAATATGACAAAAGAGACTACTAGTCATAAGCAAGAAGACAATAAAGTCCACCCTGGTGGTATCTAAGAAGCTGTATCAAGAAATTACATCATCTCTCAACATGGGGATTACATTGGACTGGTCGAAGACCAATTTTCACAGCTCCTATAGGTCTAACTACCTGAGGGATTTTTCTAATTAAGAATTAtggttttcttttcttattttagcTTTATGAGTGCAATTATCTAGCGAATGCATCCATCACTCCCACCTTTCCAGTTCAACGAAATAATAAGTAATGAATCATCAAAAGTAAGAGTTGACACCCACCTGTATGGCACTGGAATTGCTAATTATTTGATCCTGCAACTTCACAATGAGAAAGTCAGATCATGCACCAGTGCGACAGGCGATTAAATAAGATGCATCTGCAATACTATAACAGCGGAATTTTATGCTCAACGTGCTTAAAAATAGAACAAAATTTATCCTCCAAGATAATTTCCTAGATATGCCGCTGAAGAAACAAAAGTTAAGATATGTTTACATCGAGCAGAACCAgtaattaatctaattttttaaaaatgagtgGATTCGCCGTTTTACTTGTATGCCCGAGGACACCGAGGCTTAAGATTCACGGGAAGTTTATACCACAGGAAATGAAAGCTGATTTGATCAGTATGATGGATTGACAAATCGGAGTACAGGCAAGTCCCAAATGAAATCCAGTTTCGCTATGCTAATTCAACTCCAACAGCCAATGAGACACTGCTTTCTTGACTCAAAATGACACCAGTGTTCGGAGGATTGACACTGGTTCGACAAATTGGGCAAATGGGAGTCTTCACTAACCATGAATCTATGCATTGGGAATGGAAGCTATGCTTGCAGTTCGGCAGTAGTCTGCATTTATCACCCACATTGAAGTTCTCTAAGCAAACAACACAATCCGCAGAGCTAGTCTCTCCCCTCTCTGTTGCCTTGAACTCGAAGCATGGAAGATCCTTCAAATCCTCGTTTGCGATCACTTTGCTTCCATTCCTGTTACTGCTACTGCGGCTAATCCGTGCTGCAACCATATCCTGATCATTCTCATACCTTCTCCTGAAAGCTCTTCCAACTATACAAACATGAATCAGCACCAAAACAGTAATACCCACAAACAATAGTATCACAGAGATGACGATCTCCATTaccataatatttatataatagtaGTAATCTACAAAACCCAGAAACAGATATCcttaaatcatccaaatttTGGTGCTCTCATGCCATAAAGAACCAAATCCCAGAaatctttctttcttatttCCAATACCAGCAATATCACATGTAGCAGCAGATTACCAAAACACTTCAACACCCAAAAGTGGAAGACTCTGTGCAAAAGTCACAGTCATGGATCTCATCAAACCAAAATGGTGCTGATTTTCTCTTCCTTTCAAGATCATCCAGAAAAGCAGAAACAGAAGTAATGTTTAGGAAAGAATGGAACTTACATGTGTTATATTTGAGGCGTAAGAAGTTTGATGGGTAAACAGAAGCTGGAAGTGGTATTCTGTTACAAGTAGGCAGGGTCTTGTTTTCTTCTGTGGCTAAATTTGGGGGATCATCTATATCAGCTGACTGATAGTATCAGTTTTCattacaaaattatttttaggCATTCCATGATATAGCAGAGCAGGATTGAGAATAAAATATTCCTGTTTTGGTAGGCTTTCTTTATTATCTTATCGTGCAGAATGAACCATTATCTTATCACTTAGAATTGTGTGAGTTTCTGCTTACTTACACTCGGAATGGGAGAGAAAGTGATGAATAAGTTAGTTCTCAGCCAGTCTAATAATTAGCCTTCACCATGAAATTTGACATACATAAtttgtttcttttatttatttacttattcattaattattattaaagaaaAGGTGGTAGTTCAACATCATTGGTTCTTGTTTTGAACAAAGTTGTCAACTTCAAGCTGAATTTTGTAACCTCAAGAGGCGATTACATAAAGGGGAAAAGTTAAAAAAGCAAATCTAGACCATCAATTCAAAGAGATAGATGCTATCTTGGACGGCCAAGATCACTGATCACAGAAAGCTTCCaaaatgattatattttattgaagTTATGGAGAAAGGTTGATAAAATCAATCAATAGAGCAACTGATAGTCGTCCCACAGACAGCATAAATATTTGGTTATTGCTTATTGGTTAGAGATGATTCTCCATGATATAGATTCCTGCAGAAGATTGATATCCAATCATTGACATCCACATACCCAACTCCTTGTCTTAAATTCTATGTATTGCCATCAAATGATTGTGTGTCGGACACCTAATATATTAATTCTTGTATTTGGCAGGTTGATTCACCCATAAGCCATAACTAGTTCTCTTCCTGCCCTTTCTCTGTATTTGTCCAAACAAATTATTATTCAGAAGATTCGTTGTTGGGCGCATGGAGACTGGTTTCATTGTTGAAGACTGCTAGTGTCTGAACAAATTAAGCTTGGTTGTTCATTCATGTAATAATACTCCTAGGATTTGCATTTGCATGGATTAATCATCTATTGTGGGGTATTGTACCTTGTCAAAGACTATCGAGAAACCCAAGCTCGttgatatataatttaatttttaatttatttaattaattaataagccTTTGAAAATTGTAATTGGACAAATAAGCAAGCATTGAAATAGAGAAATTGAGACCTATAATTCCAGCGATGAATGCTGAGTGTAGTCTAGCAAATGCAACTGTGTTTTGTTACTAAAAATAGAATTTGATAATTATGGATGTAATTAGTTTTTCTTACAAACATCATCACTAGTATTCAACCGTCACATCCGAAAGTAATTCCATCGCCAATTGCGTTGAGCCTAGTTTCATTCTTTATATATTTCTTTACCTACTTCCAATTATCTTGCCAAACTGTGTTCTCTTACAACCTAAACAAAATTGTAATACTCTttcaataattttgaaaaaataataataaaaatggtaGACACTGCAACTGTCAGAACTATTGTAGGCGTCATTGGTTAGTCCTGCAAATACTCTTGATTTTCATCTTTTGCATGTTTATCTATAttaacattattatttattttggtgTATTTACAGGAAATATCATCTCTTTGTGCTTGTTTTTGTCTCCCATgtaatcatcttcttcttcttcatcacccttaattaatttttctttatttgattATAGTTTTAGTAGTACAATGActgtatatatacataaattacAGACCAACATTCTTGAAGATAGTTAAGCAACAGGCAGTGCAGGAATTCAAGCCCGACCCTTATGTAGCAACTCTGCTAAATTGTGCATTGTGGTCCTTCTATGGCCTGCCTTTTGTCAAGGAAGACAGCATTCTTGTCACAACAATTAACTCTGTTGGTTTGATTATAGAGATTGTTTACGTTTGCATCTTCTTCATGTACTCTCCTATGGAAAAACGAGTACGTTTTGATATCTCTAATAATGCTCATACTATTTAAACATGTAAATGTTTATACATGCATTATGGTGAATTGCAGAGAAAGATCGTGATGGTACTTACTCTAGAATTGATTTTTGTGTTTGCGGTTGTTCTGGTTGCCTTCCTTGCATTTCCTACTCCAAAGAAAAGAGCCATATTTGTTGGGATTTTGTGTGTCATCCTCAATATTATTATGTATGCTTCTCCATTGACTGTAATGgtatgtttctttttgtttccgttgctatatatataattttattttattttctttatttttatttatttatttatttattttgttgcaGAGAATGGTTATCAAGACGAAGAGCGTTAAGTACATGCCGTTTTTCCTTTCCCTTGCTAACTTGTGTAATGGAATAATTTGGGTGATCTATGCAATGCTTAAATTTGATATTAATGTTGTGGTAAgtgattgaaaattttattatttgaattaaaaaaaatcatattaattGAAGCATGAAATTACTAACTTGTTTTGGTATAGCTTCCCAATAGCTTAGGAGCTATCTCTGGAATGATTCAGATCTTCCTCTATGCAAAATACTACAAGACTACCCAGTGGGACAATGATGAAGATAATTCCAGATATAAACATGAAGTTGAAATATCCTCGGCGGTTTGATCTCATGAATTGTGTTAGTTTCTTATTCAACTGCTGTATATTTGCCCAGAAAATCAAAATCTGTACAAATATTGTAAAGGTTCAACTTCAGTTTGCATTTCCTTTGCCATATGAAAGAAAATGGAGAGTTTTAATGTCCTATGTGATAAGAAACAAAATGAAAATGGAAAGGACATACAAACAGTTGCACCGAATAAATTGTCATGTCTTATTTCATTAGCAAAGACAGATTGGAATAACTTTGGATGCAGATGTAAATtttgttcctcaacttcaacCCAATCAATTTTTCCCAACACTGTGTGTGGTGTGGGAGCCTGGGAGGGATGGTTTCTCACGCCCTCCTCCAACACAGATCATATGCCAAGCCAAATATGGTCGTGTTATTAATTACTTTAATAATATTACCAGCAATATCCACTTATAGCATATAGAAAGGGTGACCTTAGATCTGACGTGGTGGTACCAGTTGCCGAGACTGGCAGGCAGCAATCCAAATAAATACACATCTCAAGCAAcccaaaaaaatattgaaaaaatagagCAACAAAACAACAGATTTACATCATCCAATAAACAGAAATGTGATACAACTCCTATCCTATATCCGTCACCCTCCActcttttatcattttatatccCAAATCTCCTTTACCGTTGATTATAAATTTGACCACCATAGCTCAGAATAATCACAATCTAGTCATTTTGGCTGCCCAGAGGAAGATTTAAGGTCCACGATACCTGCGGAAGCAGAGACAACCACCTTGTTGATCAAGAGGGATCATACCCCCACCTTTTGATATGTCAATGGCTTCCAACATGGAGACAACCTCATCCATTTCAGGGCGCTTGTCTGGGTTAGCATCCCAGCACCTCTTCATTACATTCGCTAGAGAGCTTGGGCAACACCTTGGTACCTCTGGTCTCAAATTCTGTTGGATACGGCGACAACCAGCCATAAAATTTAGTGTTTATTTCTACATGAAAGTCTGTGGTAATGAAAGAGTAAAGTAGTGGgatggaaaaaaatataatgtacCTGACGGACAACTGCTGAAGTCACTTCTGAGAAACTAAGGTCGGGATATGGCATGTCACAGCAATATATCTCCCATAAACAAATGCCAAAACTGTACACATCACACTTCCTATTATATGGATTGCCATTGAGAACCTGTAACCCATGCATAGTATGATTTGCCAGACATGTCTCAGTACTATTAGgaagaagattttttttttatacctCAAAAacaggaaaaggaaaaggagtACATGCAAGCTAAAGGTTCCAGTAAATCCAAATACCTCAGGAGCCATGTAGCCTAGTGTTCCTGTCTCCCCAGTCATATCATTAGGATTAGATGCCTCAACACGAGCAACTCCAAAATCAGCAATTTTTACAGTGCGCGTCTTGTCCAATAACATGTTTTCTGTCTTTACATCTCTGTGAACAATCTTCTCGGAGTGAAGATAACTTAACCTACAATGCACAATCCATGTGGATTCCAAATGCTTACTTAGCGGAGTAACAAGTTATAGATGACTCTCAAACTGCTAAATTTATACAAAACATTGAAAAGGAATTGAAGAGTGGCATACCCTCTGGCAAGATCAAGTGCCAACTCCACAACGACTTTGAAGGCTAGCTTCCTCCGCCGGTTCTTTATAAGGTAAGATTTTAAAGCACCTCCAGGTAGATATTCCACaacaacacaacatatattactTGGCATGCCAATTTGACCATTTTCAGTTTGTATCTGCAGCTCTGCTGAGCCCATTGTTGCCCCTATAAACTGAGAGAAAAGCCAGAATCAGAACAGATGAATATCAAAACACCCTGCTATTCTTTTAGGTAATAGTAACAACCGCCACTATTTTATTTGGAAAATATAAGACATGATCAACAGCCATACAGCCTCGCATGTGATTTATATACCCTTCGGTGTGCACTGCTCTTGATTACAGTGTTCAA
This Manihot esculenta cultivar AM560-2 chromosome 6, M.esculenta_v8, whole genome shotgun sequence DNA region includes the following protein-coding sequences:
- the LOC110616597 gene encoding U-box domain-containing protein 19, which translates into the protein MIQRIVRTDRRILTFPAVHPCEDISPGTLLSSLICLSQNVCNYQSNFFATQRRNAREAIRQIGILLIFFEEIRDHQLVLSDSLVLCFSELHLAFQKIQFLFEDCTREGARLWILMKSKFIATQFRVLIRAIATALDVLPLNRINVGREVKELVELVSKQARKAKFELDPEDEWASKQVLLILNYFEKGIEPEVSFIKRFLDYLDIRNWSDSAKEIKFLEEEIDSQFSDCDEREVPFLSSLLGLMSYCRGVIFETLDYRISDQIDVGCNMEILSCINPEDFRCPISLELMLDPVTVTTGQTYDRSSIEKWFKAGNTICPKTGEKLKNTGLVPNTAFRKVIQQFCSDNGISLSKSGSRSRDITRTIIPGSPAAEEATKFLSRFLARRLVFGSIEQKNKAAYEIRLLAKWNIFNRSCLIEAGAVLPIINLLSSSDKCMQENAIGALLKLSKHTTGKKVAVDSGGLKPIVAVLAKGLSFEAKQLAAATIFYLASVKGYRKLIGEIPEAIPALVELIKERPTCGKKNAVAAIFALLLYPGNHQKVLASGTVPLLIDILCSSDKDELIADSLAVVATLAENVDGAVEILQASALSVITRNLQSSASRAGKEYCVSILLCLCKHGVQVVEVLAKDPALMSELYSVVTEGTSRASSKARSLIKILLKFRETSSSGSIASAPCERPVHVW
- the LOC110616555 gene encoding protein DELETION OF SUV3 SUPPRESSOR 1(I) — translated: MATEQKAATEDVKMDLFEDDDEFEEFEINEEWEDKEEGKEATQQWEDDWDDDDVNDDFSLQLRRELEKNTEKN
- the LOC110617674 gene encoding RING-H2 finger protein ATL56, which encodes MVMEIVISVILLFVGITVLVLIHVCIVGRAFRRRYENDQDMVAARISRSSSNRNGSKVIANEDLKDLPCFEFKATERGETSSADCVVCLENFNVGDKCRLLPNCKHSFHSQCIDSWLVKTPICPICRTSVNPPNTGVILSQESSVSLAVGVELA
- the LOC110617673 gene encoding bidirectional sugar transporter SWEET5, translating into LYIYINYRPTFLKIVKQQAVQEFKPDPYVATLLNCALWSFYGLPFVKEDSILVTTINSVGLIIEIVYVCIFFMYSPMEKRRKIVMVLTLELIFVFAVVLVAFLAFPTPKKRAIFVGILCVILNIIMYASPLTVMRMVIKTKSVKYMPFFLSLANLCNGIIWVIYAMLKFDINVVLPNSLGAISGMIQIFLYAKYYKTTQWDNDEDNSRYKHEVEISSAQRQIGITLDADVNFVPQLQPNQFFPTLCVQYPLIAYRKGDLRSDVVVPVAETGRQQSK
- the LOC110617672 gene encoding serine/threonine-protein kinase STY13, producing the protein MKENSDGFVRADQIDLKSLDEQLERHLNKVRTMDKSKRPDDAHLPLVASAAADSTKTSIPTFKKDRQEWEIDPSKLIIKTVIARGTFGTVHRGIYDGQDVAVKLLDWGEEGHRTEAEIASLRAAFSQEVAVWHKLDHLNVTKFIGATMGSAELQIQTENGQIGMPSNICCVVVEYLPGGALKSYLIKNRRRKLAFKVVVELALDLARGLSYLHSEKIVHRDVKTENMLLDKTRTVKIADFGVARVEASNPNDMTGETGTLGYMAPEVLNGNPYNRKCDVYSFGICLWEIYCCDMPYPDLSFSEVTSAVVRQNLRPEVPRCCPSSLANVMKRCWDANPDKRPEMDEVVSMLEAIDISKGGGMIPLDQQGGCLCFRRYRGP